The window TCGCAGGGCGGACCTTTGGTTCAGGACTGAATCAGTTCTGACTTTCTCTGTAATTTTTGGAAAAAGCGGTCTCGTTTGATTATAAAGCGCTCCAATCGTCCCTCTCCGATTTTTTCGACTTCATCGAACGCTTCCGCTTCAAATATCAGTTTATTCCGGTAAATCTCCACCAAAGTAGCTCGGGCGGTTACTTTCATGCCTTGGGGAGTCGCCGCGATATGAGAAATAATGATTCGGGTTCCAACGCTTTCATGATCCTCCGGAAGATGATTCTTCACGGCATGATGAGCGGCGTTATCCATCAAGGAAACCAGCATTGGCGTAGAAAACACGGGAGCCATATCGGGATCGAATCGGCTGGCGATATTGTCCTCGTTTACGATAACGCTCATTTCTCCGGTAAGACCGACGCGTATGGAATGGATAACTTTCATAGATTGACCTTTCCTCCCTCTTTCTTTTCCATCTCCAGCGTGGTTTTGACGATAGAATCGGGACTTTGTTCCTTTTCTTCCGATTCGGTAAGTGTTGGTACATGCCTGTCTCGGTTCCCGACATCCTCGACAATACCGAGTATCCGGTCAATATCTTTTTGATCCAATACTTCTCTTTCGATGAGAGATTGAGCTAAATCATCGAGTTTTGTGCGCTGTGATGTAATGATTTCCCGAGCCTGTTCGTAAGCCCGGTCGATGATGGACCGGACTTCCTTATCGATGGCAAAAGCGATTTCCTCACTGTAATTACGGTCTTCGGCTATATCTTTGCCAAGGAACACTTCCTTGTGCCGTCTTCCCAACGTCAGGGGCCCCAACTGATCACTCATGCCGTATTCACAGACCATATCCCGGGCAATCTCGGTGGCTCGGCGGAGGTCGTCATGGGCACCGGTGGTGATATCCGAAAATACGATCTCCTCGGCAACCCGGCCTCCCAAATAAACCGCCAGCCGGGTGAGAAGCTCCTGTTTACTGATTAAATAACGGTCTTCAAGAGGAAGCTGTAGGGTGAATCCCAAAGCGGCACCGCCCCGTGGAATGATGGAAATCTTATGAACCGGATCACTGAAGGGAAGCGATTTAGCCACAAGAGCATGACCGGCTTCGTGATAGGCAACCACCTGTTTTTCCCGGTCGTTGATAACCATATTCCGCCGTTCCGGCCCGGCGATCACCTTATCGATCGCGTCTTCCATGGCTTTCATATTGATCGCTTCCTTTTCCCAGCGTGCGGCAAAAAG is drawn from Atribacteraceae bacterium and contains these coding sequences:
- a CDS encoding hotdog domain-containing protein, yielding MKVIHSIRVGLTGEMSVIVNEDNIASRFDPDMAPVFSTPMLVSLMDNAAHHAVKNHLPEDHESVGTRIIISHIAATPQGMKVTARATLVEIYRNKLIFEAEAFDEVEKIGEGRLERFIIKRDRFFQKLQRKSELIQS